Proteins encoded by one window of Companilactobacillus ginsenosidimutans:
- a CDS encoding winged helix-turn-helix transcriptional regulator, with the protein MQMIQGKWKIMIMFKLNEPGQHRFGELERHIQDVSHKTLTNQLRQLEDDGLIARHDFQTAEPHVEYELTDNGKSIMPVLDAICDWGDTHVDPKLIDRSLCDE; encoded by the coding sequence ATGCAAATGATTCAAGGTAAGTGGAAAATTATGATTATGTTCAAATTGAATGAACCTGGTCAACACCGCTTTGGTGAATTAGAGCGCCATATCCAAGACGTTTCTCACAAAACTTTGACCAATCAATTGAGGCAATTGGAAGATGATGGACTAATTGCCCGCCATGACTTCCAGACCGCAGAGCCACATGTAGAATATGAATTGACCGACAACGGAAAATCTATAATGCCGGTTTTAGATGCCATTTGTGACTGGGGCGACACACACGTTGACCCTAAATTAATCGACCGTTCACTTTGTGATGAATAG
- a CDS encoding SDR family oxidoreductase, whose protein sequence is MKKLVVITGASSGFGAEIAKTFNADGYPTLLLGRRTDKLEEVAKDMDNVMVESVDVTNYEQFENAVRKAEAKYGKTDLLVNNAGLMLLGNVQNQNPQEWQTMLDTNVIGVLNGTQIVLNDMRDREHGTILNVSSIAGRKTFVNHAAYVASKFGVHGLSETIREENSGKNVRVMMIAPGAAETELLNHVTSKSALDDYRAWEESMGGVVLDPEQVARTVKFMYDMPQEVNIREVDIAATRQDS, encoded by the coding sequence ATGAAAAAATTAGTTGTAATTACAGGAGCAAGTTCAGGCTTTGGCGCTGAGATTGCTAAAACTTTTAATGCTGATGGCTATCCAACGCTGTTGTTGGGACGTCGGACTGATAAATTGGAAGAAGTTGCCAAAGATATGGACAATGTCATGGTTGAATCTGTTGATGTTACAAACTATGAGCAGTTTGAGAATGCTGTTCGAAAGGCTGAAGCCAAATATGGTAAAACAGATTTGTTAGTAAACAATGCCGGCTTGATGTTACTCGGCAATGTTCAAAATCAGAATCCTCAAGAATGGCAGACCATGCTTGATACCAATGTTATAGGTGTCTTGAATGGAACACAAATTGTGCTCAACGACATGCGTGACCGTGAACATGGAACTATCTTGAATGTTTCATCAATTGCTGGTCGCAAGACATTCGTAAACCACGCAGCATATGTGGCGTCTAAGTTTGGCGTTCACGGATTGTCAGAAACTATTCGTGAAGAAAATTCTGGTAAAAATGTCCGTGTGATGATGATTGCACCTGGTGCAGCTGAAACTGAACTTTTGAATCATGTAACAAGCAAGTCAGCGTTAGATGATTATCGTGCTTGGGAAGAAAGTATGGGTGGAGTTGTGCTTGATCCAGAACAAGTCGCTCGCACGGTTAAGTTTATGTATGACATGCCACAAGAGGTTAACATCCGAGAGGTAGATATCGCTGCTACACGTCAAGATTCGTAG
- a CDS encoding DUF1002 domain-containing protein, whose translation MKKLKVILLSIVSLVAVGIFTSSLNTAKADDTLDQPVMTLGTSLTADQKQGTISALPSQLNNSSSNYNTITVTGDTLVKYLNPSGSNFTSGSGVWSSALIEPTSSGSGINVNIVNYDGKNNITTITADQYRNAALTAGISDANIYVTSATPIDGSGALAGIYAAYSKNGSSLNQNQVNAAQNEMGVLSGITQDHNGTNGYTDQQLNNAVAGMKADLAKQGTGASKTEITNIVNNNLQQNNLQNIITNNEKNQIINLMVEIRDSGALKNGNFQQQAQKLSSDITSKAKNIFNKLNTQENRNLVQKIWDSIVSFFQGLFK comes from the coding sequence TTGAAAAAGCTAAAAGTAATTTTATTAAGTATCGTATCTTTAGTTGCTGTGGGAATCTTTACTTCTTCACTAAATACCGCTAAAGCTGACGACACGCTCGATCAACCTGTGATGACTTTGGGAACTTCATTAACAGCTGATCAGAAACAAGGAACTATCAGTGCTTTGCCATCTCAACTAAATAATAGTAGTTCTAACTACAATACAATCACCGTTACAGGTGACACTTTGGTTAAATATTTGAATCCAAGTGGTAGCAACTTTACTAGTGGTTCAGGCGTTTGGTCATCTGCACTTATCGAACCAACATCAAGTGGTTCTGGTATTAATGTAAACATCGTTAACTATGATGGGAAAAATAATATTACAACTATCACTGCTGACCAATATAGAAATGCCGCTTTAACAGCTGGTATTTCTGACGCAAATATTTACGTAACGTCAGCAACTCCTATTGATGGATCCGGTGCCCTTGCAGGTATCTACGCTGCTTATTCAAAAAATGGTAGTTCATTAAATCAAAACCAAGTTAATGCCGCGCAAAACGAAATGGGTGTCCTAAGTGGAATTACTCAAGACCACAACGGCACAAATGGCTACACTGATCAACAACTTAACAACGCGGTTGCCGGTATGAAAGCTGATCTTGCTAAACAAGGTACAGGCGCTTCAAAAACTGAAATTACTAACATCGTAAACAACAACCTACAACAAAATAACTTACAAAATATTATTACTAACAATGAAAAGAACCAAATCATTAATTTGATGGTTGAAATTAGAGATTCCGGCGCTTTAAAAAACGGTAATTTCCAACAACAAGCTCAAAAATTGAGTAGTGATATTACTAGTAAAGCTAAAAATATTTTTAATAAACTAAACACACAAGAAAATAGAAACCTCGTTCAAAAGATTTGGGACAGCATCGTCTCATTCTTCCAAGGACTATTTAAATAA
- a CDS encoding D-alanine--D-alanine ligase family protein, with protein MKIVVLSGGKSTERNVSLSSGVKISNALRSKGYEVANIDSFLGIDIEEDQIDSLFKTEAEDETKLIIDDEVLTDEKIEALRTDGTRGLLGKNVLKVCQHADMVYLGLHGEDGENGKMQAVLDVFGIRYTGSGTLSSAVTMDKKFSKEVFVQNKIKTAKFIATKTSKITKDEIPFRFPMVVKPSNGGSSVGTHIINDESELQAMVADALKFDKEALIEEYIDGREFSVAVVDGQVLPAIEVVVDTGWYDFQHKFTENTTTHFMTPPENLDEDIHLEMQEVALQTFEALSMTSYGRVDFLVRDRDIYVMEANTLPGMTPRSLMPREAEAVGISYPDLCDKIIKSKMRYYDELEK; from the coding sequence ATGAAAATTGTTGTTCTCTCAGGTGGTAAAAGTACTGAAAGAAACGTTTCTTTGTCTTCAGGTGTCAAAATCTCAAACGCCCTTCGCAGCAAGGGATATGAAGTTGCCAATATTGATTCATTCTTAGGAATTGATATTGAAGAAGACCAAATAGATTCTTTATTTAAAACTGAAGCAGAAGATGAAACAAAATTGATCATCGACGACGAAGTTTTAACAGATGAAAAAATCGAGGCATTGCGTACAGACGGAACTCGTGGTTTGTTAGGTAAAAATGTTTTGAAAGTTTGCCAACATGCTGACATGGTTTACTTAGGTCTACACGGCGAAGATGGCGAAAACGGTAAAATGCAAGCTGTTCTTGATGTATTTGGTATTCGCTACACTGGTAGTGGAACATTATCATCTGCTGTTACTATGGACAAGAAATTCTCTAAAGAAGTTTTCGTTCAAAACAAAATTAAGACTGCTAAGTTTATTGCCACAAAAACAAGCAAGATTACTAAAGATGAAATTCCATTCCGTTTCCCAATGGTGGTTAAACCATCAAACGGTGGTTCAAGTGTTGGTACACATATCATCAACGATGAATCAGAATTACAAGCGATGGTTGCTGACGCTTTGAAATTCGACAAGGAAGCCTTGATTGAAGAATATATTGATGGTCGTGAATTTTCTGTTGCTGTTGTTGATGGACAAGTGTTACCAGCCATTGAAGTTGTTGTTGATACTGGTTGGTATGATTTCCAACATAAATTTACAGAAAACACTACGACACATTTCATGACTCCACCAGAAAATCTTGATGAAGATATTCATTTGGAAATGCAAGAAGTTGCTCTACAAACTTTTGAAGCTTTAAGTATGACTAGTTATGGTCGTGTTGACTTCTTAGTTCGTGATCGTGATATCTATGTAATGGAAGCAAATACACTTCCAGGAATGACACCTCGTTCATTGATGCCTCGTGAAGCAGAAGCTGTAGGTATCAGTTACCCAGATCTTTGCGATAAAATCATTAAGAGCAAGATGCGTTACTATGATGAATTAGAAAAATAG
- the nagA gene encoding N-acetylglucosamine-6-phosphate deacetylase, with amino-acid sequence MTYYIHAKKFFLPNTTENGGYLEVTDDNKFGSFFTEDNEPEGKIVDYSDKFIAPGLVDTHIHGLCGHDVMDDDFDKLNEMSEGLLKAGVTSWLPTTLTASHEQLRHICSTIGDNYQKATGAKIQGIHFEGPFYTEKHKGAQNPKYMRDPDAEEFKDWQEAAHGMITKISIAPERKGSVEFTQAVASDKVAVTLGHSDATFEQAKACVEAGASGFTHTYNGMSGLNHRQPGMVGAALSMHLVDDELICDGYHVNPFAARIVIEKKGAEHVALITDCMRAGLMPDGDYVLGELPVVVENGTARLKDETHNLAGSILLLKDAIKNVVDWNVATEEEAIEMASYTAAKSSKVLDKCGMIAEGRDADFIVLDDDMTLSETYLDGVSRYQA; translated from the coding sequence ATGACATATTACATTCATGCTAAAAAATTCTTTTTGCCTAACACGACTGAAAATGGGGGTTATCTTGAAGTTACTGATGATAACAAATTCGGTAGTTTCTTCACTGAAGATAACGAGCCTGAAGGTAAGATTGTAGATTATTCTGACAAGTTTATTGCTCCTGGTCTGGTTGATACTCATATTCATGGTCTTTGTGGCCACGATGTTATGGACGACGACTTTGACAAGTTAAACGAGATGTCAGAAGGTCTTTTGAAGGCGGGGGTTACTTCTTGGTTGCCTACTACTTTAACTGCCTCTCATGAACAACTTAGACATATTTGTTCTACTATTGGTGATAACTACCAAAAGGCTACTGGTGCTAAGATTCAAGGTATTCACTTTGAGGGTCCTTTTTACACGGAAAAACATAAGGGTGCTCAAAATCCTAAATACATGCGTGACCCTGATGCTGAAGAATTTAAAGACTGGCAAGAAGCTGCTCATGGTATGATCACTAAAATTTCTATCGCTCCTGAAAGAAAAGGTTCTGTTGAATTTACGCAAGCAGTTGCTTCTGACAAGGTTGCCGTTACTTTGGGTCATTCTGATGCTACTTTTGAACAAGCTAAGGCTTGTGTTGAAGCTGGTGCTTCTGGTTTTACTCATACTTATAACGGAATGAGTGGTTTGAACCACCGTCAGCCTGGTATGGTTGGTGCTGCTCTTTCAATGCACTTAGTTGATGATGAATTGATTTGTGATGGTTATCACGTTAATCCATTTGCTGCTCGTATTGTCATTGAAAAGAAGGGTGCTGAACATGTTGCTCTTATTACTGACTGTATGCGTGCTGGTTTGATGCCTGATGGTGACTATGTTTTGGGCGAATTACCTGTTGTTGTTGAAAATGGTACTGCCCGTTTGAAGGATGAAACCCACAACCTTGCTGGTTCAATTCTTCTTCTTAAAGACGCTATTAAGAATGTTGTTGACTGGAACGTTGCTACTGAAGAGGAAGCAATTGAAATGGCTAGTTATACTGCTGCTAAGAGTTCTAAAGTTCTTGATAAGTGTGGAATGATTGCTGAAGGTCGCGATGCTGACTTCATCGTGCTTGATGACGACATGACTTTATCAGAAACTTACCTTGATGGTGTTTCAAGATATCAAGCTTAA
- a CDS encoding glycerophosphodiester phosphodiesterase family protein produces the protein MSKKIFAHRGIPTLAPENTMPAFNAVVANGLKWIETDLSITKDEDVFIIHDDKLDRTTDQTGSIETVDTETVGSADAGSWYDAKFKGEKIPTLSQLINFLNKNKINANIELKGVVGDDADYLADKLVLKFSKALEKLDPEIDLIISSFNPIMLAKMYKLNPELKYAVLFEHTAIQDDWNLIMQASHAKIIHPDDTDLTKEKIDMIKKYNYQINVWTVDNKERAKQLLDWGVDGIFTNKADQMKDLV, from the coding sequence ATGTCTAAAAAAATTTTTGCACATCGAGGAATTCCCACATTAGCACCGGAGAATACTATGCCTGCGTTTAATGCAGTAGTAGCCAATGGATTGAAATGGATCGAAACAGATTTGAGCATCACAAAAGATGAAGATGTCTTCATTATTCACGATGACAAACTAGATCGAACAACTGATCAGACTGGCTCAATCGAGACAGTCGACACAGAAACAGTAGGATCAGCCGATGCCGGTTCATGGTATGATGCAAAATTCAAAGGTGAAAAAATCCCAACATTATCCCAACTAATTAACTTTCTAAACAAAAACAAAATCAATGCAAACATTGAATTAAAAGGAGTAGTAGGGGATGACGCCGACTACTTAGCTGACAAGTTAGTTCTAAAATTTTCAAAAGCACTAGAAAAACTAGACCCAGAAATTGACTTAATAATTTCCAGCTTCAATCCAATAATGTTAGCAAAAATGTATAAATTAAATCCAGAATTAAAATATGCAGTACTATTCGAACACACAGCAATTCAAGACGACTGGAACTTAATCATGCAAGCTAGCCATGCAAAGATAATCCACCCCGACGACACAGACTTAACGAAAGAAAAAATTGACATGATAAAGAAATACAATTATCAAATAAACGTCTGGACAGTAGACAATAAAGAAAGAGCAAAACAATTACTAGACTGGGGAGTAGACGGCATCTTCACAAATAAAGCCGACCAAATGAAAGACCTAGTGTAG
- a CDS encoding LPXTG cell wall anchor domain-containing protein produces the protein MKKYNTKEFTVGATTSPLNNSATKVLLALIAAGSLAISVGAHEVHAATTDDTTTTTTAAPTTTTAAPTTTATTTDATAPASTTDTTAPATSTTTTAPASTTDTTAPATSTTTAPASTTDTTAPATSTTTAPASTTDTTAPATSTTTAPASTTDTTAPATSTTTAPASTTDATAPATSTTTAPASTTDATAPATSTTTTAPASGTDATATTPATGTDTTAPATSSTDATSTTAPTDTATTTAPATTTPGTTGTAATSPTDTGAATSPTGDVTDGTGAAGSGSGTDATSTTAPATSTTSTTDTTAPAAGSSTAASSTDTAAPTDGAGSPDSGAAGGGTTSTTPPATGGTDSGAAGGGTSTTTPPAGGGSTSTDTEKPSTDSGAQADTGASSGASEGATGGSTAGGASGAGSATTAKPAPAPAVTSPAKKAAAMASVGAKFPQTGNANQRSLTVVGAIMAAFASVLAFFGIDRKKHI, from the coding sequence ATGAAAAAATACAACACAAAAGAATTTACAGTTGGCGCCACCACCTCGCCCTTGAACAACAGTGCGACCAAGGTCTTATTAGCTCTTATCGCAGCCGGATCATTGGCAATTTCAGTGGGTGCACACGAAGTACACGCTGCAACAACTGATGATACAACAACTACTACTACAGCTGCACCTACTACAACCACTGCAGCTCCAACAACAACTGCCACAACCACAGATGCTACTGCACCTGCTTCAACAACTGATACCACTGCACCTGCTACAAGTACAACTACTACTGCTCCAGCCTCAACAACTGACACTACTGCACCTGCTACAAGTACAACTACTGCTCCAGCCTCAACGACTGACACTACTGCACCTGCTACAAGTACAACTACTGCTCCAGCCTCAACGACTGACACTACTGCACCTGCTACAAGTACAACTACTGCTCCAGCCTCAACGACTGATACTACTGCACCTGCTACAAGCACAACTACCGCTCCAGCTTCAACAACTGATGCTACTGCACCTGCAACAAGCACAACTACCGCTCCAGCTTCAACAACTGATGCTACTGCACCCGCTACAAGTACAACTACTACTGCTCCAGCTTCAGGTACTGATGCTACAGCAACAACTCCAGCAACCGGCACAGATACAACTGCCCCAGCAACTTCAAGTACTGATGCAACATCTACTACAGCACCAACAGACACTGCTACAACCACTGCGCCTGCCACAACAACTCCAGGAACAACTGGCACCGCAGCAACATCACCTACTGACACGGGTGCCGCAACATCACCTACAGGTGACGTAACCGACGGGACTGGTGCTGCCGGCTCTGGATCTGGAACTGATGCAACATCTACTACAGCACCTGCAACAAGTACAACTTCAACTACCGATACAACCGCTCCTGCTGCTGGAAGCTCAACGGCAGCTTCATCTACTGATACCGCTGCTCCAACAGACGGGGCTGGTAGTCCTGATTCCGGTGCTGCCGGTGGTGGTACTACATCAACTACTCCTCCTGCAACTGGTGGTACTGATTCTGGCGCTGCCGGTGGTGGTACTTCAACAACTACTCCTCCTGCTGGTGGTGGATCAACATCTACTGATACTGAGAAACCATCAACTGATAGTGGAGCACAAGCGGACACTGGCGCTTCGTCTGGAGCTTCTGAAGGCGCTACTGGCGGTTCAACTGCCGGTGGAGCATCAGGAGCAGGCAGTGCTACAACCGCTAAACCAGCTCCTGCACCTGCAGTAACTTCACCAGCTAAAAAAGCTGCTGCTATGGCAAGTGTAGGTGCCAAATTCCCTCAAACAGGCAATGCTAACCAACGTTCATTGACTGTTGTCGGAGCTATTATGGCTGCTTTTGCCAGCGTATTAGCATTCTTCGGAATCGATCGTAAGAAACATATCTAA
- a CDS encoding zinc ribbon domain-containing protein: MVCPNCGHEISSNQNFCENCGLPLKKNINVNNNKPAPKPEKEDAVKSLSDIEHELDAQEKQQTHTAGEQQAKNKPEVDDRTRVYDVRDLSGKSSQEPKQELDPRMQMAPAQKAEFEKNADLNNHPTPPPDLKLDSPVHLDPVTHLPVYPDDDDSIKSALDSQQTNEDENDGLFTNMVRFLKNNIYLDIIAVVLVVILFFIKQNYSWILLAIFLVAWFLTSQIVHGNEVKLNKMIHHKPEDKVDDQTTQNTQQPQNPASNQSYQQTNYQNPNYNQQYNQAPQQSQQQPVEEIPRSKKHHKDENVSNHKRNWAQKLIIFSAIVGFIASVTGPFINGVSLSSTISSAANYTANLGAQTALIMNVSSAIRFICFIAPIIMLIAANFRNKGSIRIVKVFALLSSIIYVVSFALFQSNVISASVLTGVGVTGPVQIGTSFYILIVTSLLSLLLSYTLRPHIKK; this comes from the coding sequence ATGGTATGTCCAAATTGTGGGCATGAAATCAGTTCTAATCAGAATTTCTGTGAGAACTGTGGATTGCCTTTGAAAAAAAATATCAATGTTAATAACAACAAACCAGCTCCTAAACCCGAAAAGGAAGATGCTGTTAAATCATTATCTGACATTGAACATGAACTAGACGCACAAGAAAAGCAACAAACTCACACTGCTGGTGAACAACAAGCAAAAAATAAACCAGAAGTTGACGATAGAACTCGAGTTTATGATGTAAGGGATTTGTCAGGAAAGAGTTCTCAAGAACCCAAACAGGAACTTGATCCAAGAATGCAAATGGCTCCAGCTCAAAAAGCTGAATTTGAAAAAAATGCAGACTTGAATAACCATCCAACTCCACCACCAGATTTGAAATTGGATAGTCCAGTTCACTTGGATCCTGTCACCCATTTACCCGTTTATCCCGATGACGACGATTCAATCAAGAGTGCGCTTGATTCACAACAAACTAACGAGGATGAAAACGATGGACTGTTTACTAATATGGTTCGTTTTCTCAAAAACAATATTTATTTAGATATCATTGCTGTTGTATTAGTAGTAATCCTGTTTTTTATTAAACAAAATTATTCATGGATTTTGTTGGCAATCTTTCTAGTTGCTTGGTTCCTGACTTCTCAAATCGTTCACGGTAATGAAGTTAAATTGAACAAGATGATTCATCATAAGCCAGAAGATAAGGTTGATGATCAGACTACTCAAAATACTCAACAACCTCAAAATCCTGCTTCAAATCAAAGTTATCAACAAACTAATTACCAGAACCCAAATTATAATCAGCAATACAACCAAGCACCTCAACAGTCACAACAACAACCCGTTGAAGAAATTCCACGTAGTAAAAAGCATCATAAAGATGAAAATGTGTCCAACCACAAGCGTAACTGGGCTCAAAAACTAATTATTTTTTCTGCCATAGTAGGATTTATCGCTTCAGTCACCGGACCATTTATCAACGGAGTTTCGCTTTCTAGTACAATTTCTTCGGCCGCAAACTACACTGCAAACCTAGGTGCTCAAACAGCCTTGATCATGAATGTATCTTCAGCAATTAGATTCATTTGCTTTATCGCACCAATTATCATGTTGATTGCTGCCAATTTCAGAAACAAAGGTAGCATTAGAATAGTTAAAGTGTTCGCGCTTCTATCATCAATTATTTACGTTGTTTCCTTCGCACTTTTCCAATCAAACGTAATTAGTGCCTCAGTTTTAACTGGTGTCGGAGTCACAGGACCAGTTCAAATCGGTACAAGCTTTTATATTTTAATCGTTACCTCATTACTTTCATTACTACTTTCTTATACACTGCGTCCCCACATCAAAAAATAA
- a CDS encoding zinc ribbon domain-containing protein, giving the protein MKCPNCGADIVAGQKFCNKCGFPIEKYANKSASKNNSETQTTNNAQATQPVSPVQPQPTQPAQPQQPVNAGSVNSSVKLDPTVNANQAQQPVQPQQNQQPVQPQQPVNPNQVNNGAQNFGVNNNYNAQPQNQQPNNFQNNQANQQNNFNQAQNQPNQFNQNQFAPGQNPGQNQNNFNQNFNQQNMNGQPQQPSNFQKTLSLMMPFARANAAISIGAIILLIIVAIFSYTFGAIVLIAELVGWYFLADKNKGNTTQLNQQISAKFSKKSSNNNGAPMMAADNGQTKKVRMTVIIAAAVSLLFLFVGTFSSVSLGNSDNDAASTLKEGLDDAGFSTSGTAMSFTETITHIGQGLDVAEDGSSMMGANSTSDDISGYSIGLRILEWVTILLPIVTLAFSFLKRKSSGIVRIISTALSTLILVGLGVTLIGAKSDGDSMASFGASFVGFGYSYYITLIASIVALVASIMWVRRAHRPAQMNTAQAQGNFQSQNMNQNMGQNQTVNPGMNQSTNQQPNNNNMNDF; this is encoded by the coding sequence ATGAAATGTCCAAACTGCGGGGCAGATATCGTTGCAGGACAAAAGTTCTGTAACAAATGCGGTTTTCCAATCGAAAAATACGCTAACAAATCTGCATCTAAAAATAATTCAGAAACTCAAACAACAAATAACGCTCAAGCAACACAACCAGTTTCACCAGTTCAACCACAACCTACTCAACCAGCACAGCCACAGCAACCAGTTAATGCTGGCTCAGTAAACAGCAGTGTGAAATTGGATCCAACTGTAAATGCAAATCAAGCACAACAACCAGTTCAACCTCAACAAAATCAACAACCGGTTCAACCTCAACAGCCTGTTAATCCTAATCAAGTTAACAACGGAGCTCAAAATTTTGGAGTTAACAATAATTACAATGCTCAACCTCAAAATCAACAACCTAATAACTTCCAAAATAATCAGGCTAATCAACAAAATAATTTTAATCAGGCTCAAAACCAGCCTAATCAATTTAATCAAAATCAATTTGCACCCGGTCAAAATCCTGGTCAGAACCAGAATAATTTTAACCAAAATTTTAATCAACAAAATATGAACGGGCAACCTCAACAGCCTAGCAATTTCCAAAAGACTTTGTCTTTGATGATGCCTTTTGCTCGCGCTAATGCTGCAATTTCAATTGGTGCAATTATTCTTCTAATTATTGTGGCTATATTCAGTTACACATTTGGTGCTATCGTGCTTATTGCTGAGCTTGTTGGCTGGTACTTCCTCGCCGACAAGAATAAAGGAAATACTACTCAACTTAATCAACAAATTAGTGCTAAGTTCAGCAAAAAATCTAGCAATAATAACGGTGCTCCTATGATGGCTGCCGACAATGGTCAAACTAAGAAAGTTAGAATGACTGTTATTATCGCAGCTGCTGTCAGTTTATTATTCTTGTTTGTAGGAACTTTCTCTTCTGTTAGCTTAGGTAACTCCGATAACGACGCTGCCTCAACCTTAAAAGAAGGATTAGACGATGCTGGCTTTTCTACAAGCGGTACAGCAATGTCATTTACTGAAACAATTACTCATATCGGTCAGGGACTTGACGTCGCTGAGGATGGAAGTAGCATGATGGGTGCAAACTCAACTTCTGATGATATTAGTGGATACTCAATTGGTCTACGTATTCTCGAATGGGTAACCATTTTACTTCCAATCGTCACATTAGCTTTCTCATTCCTAAAGAGAAAATCTAGTGGAATTGTCAGAATTATTAGTACCGCACTTTCAACCCTTATCCTAGTTGGTCTTGGAGTTACATTGATTGGTGCAAAATCAGACGGCGATTCTATGGCTTCATTTGGAGCATCGTTTGTAGGATTTGGTTATAGTTACTACATTACTCTGATTGCTTCAATCGTTGCTTTAGTTGCTTCAATTATGTGGGTCAGACGAGCACATCGTCCTGCTCAAATGAATACAGCTCAGGCACAAGGTAACTTCCAAAGCCAAAATATGAATCAAAACATGGGACAAAATCAAACAGTTAATCCTGGTATGAATCAATCTACTAATCAACAACCTAACAATAATAATATGAATGATTTCTAA